CCTGCACCAGAGACCAGGACTATAATCTCTTCAGTTtagaaaaacagaatgaaatacTTGTCTTCAAAGACAGCTATGCTAAGAGAGCACATTGGCTAACAAACATATAAAGTACTTCTAAACTAATCTTTATAAGGAAATAACATAAAGGCATatatcaacaaaaacatttaataatctCAATCAATGGatcattttcatagtttttccTTTtagaacattaaaacaaaaaacaaaactaaaatattaattatatttattactcAGATCAAAAAAGGACCAACAAAATGGTGAAATCAGTTAACAGTGATGCAATCCACTGAATGAAATTCAGGTGGGTTGTGTGCTAAGGTGAGTGACATAGTGATGACCCAAACTCAAGTCCCGCCCACTTCTAGACTGGATTGAGCTTTTGAGGTCAGCAGCGGAGCCAAAGAAGATGAGGAGGGTTATGTGAGAAGAGCCAAGAACCAGTGGACTACACCAGGCTTCTCAAACTTCAGCCCAGGAGgtccacagtgcctgcaggctTACATCCAttccaggagggggcgctgtgttgGCAGGTATAATGCCAGCCCTGGAGGCCCACAGTGCTTGCAGGTAATCTCTAgtccaggagggggcgctgtgttggcaggtttaactccagtcctgaaggcccacagtgcctgcaggtttaactcgtcctggagggccacagtgtccacagatttttgtggtttcctttcaaaaaGCAACCAAATTAGGACTGGAAAACAAGGCATGTGGACTcaccaaaaaaccagcagacattgCAGCACTCCAGGACTGCAGTCTGACAGCACTGGCCTTCATACAGAGCAAACAGTGACTAGACTGACTGCCTTTAAAGGAATAAAGACTCCGAGTTATCCAAACAAAGctatatactgtagcattaatctgtttcacatttcagcattacaaGTGCCTACAGAACTTTCCAACCAAGaaaataatgctttaaaaatatttttttaaaaacagataacACAACAAGAagcattgtttaaaatattaaggTCTGAAGGAGGCACAcatgcccccccaccacagtcacggggggggggggtccgagAGTGAAACCAAAAGGGTCGATTAGTGCCTGAACTAGCGGCTTTCTGTTGCATTTTAGTAGCATTGGTCAACCTGAGCAGCAACAGAAgttgagacagacagaggtacGACGTTAAGACAACAGAGTTCGACGTGAGGCCACATTACTACGTTACATTAGACCGACCTGCTGCCAATGACCTGCAATCACGGGAAAGATAATCAGACCGGAGTTTAGACCGCGGTGCATCCAATGCTTCATCAGTCACCCAAGATGAAGCTACTGTACCAAACCCTGCACAACCCTAAATTTGGCATCTCTTTCTGGCTGCCCCACAAGCACACAGCGAGCGTGTatatcagtggtctccaaccctggtcctggagagctacagggtctgctggatttcatagtgactctgcacttcatgaatcaattagagcagttgattacacatttaaatcgactcacctggtgtcttggatCTCAATTGGGTACTGactttaaggtgaaaacaaaaaccagcagaccctgtagctctccaggaccagggttggagaccactggtgtaAATGCCAGTGAGGCAGGCCCATCGCCAGGCCTTCACACCCTCAACAACACTGCATTCCCACAGAATGGACTTCATCGGAAAGGCGCTTTTAAAATCACAGCAAATCTTTACTTATGTACAGTAGACGATTAGCACACCAATGTCAGAAAAGGATATGGCACAACATATGGGACGTCCCATCACAACTCCCCCCCTCCGTAAGGCGCAAAAGTCATGTAGCTAAAaattgtttcgttttttttttttctttttttttttaaatcaacgtGTTTGTTGTCGCCATCTTGTCACAAAGTACAACTGTCTCTCTGAGACAAGAAAAGGTCCTTCCAGGTACAAAAACTGAAATCCCGTAACCATTTAAGCAGCTTTTAGTGTTGGGAGGGGCTTCCGTTTGTAAGTCTCGTATGTTTGGATTTctccaagtgtgtgtgtgtgtgcgtgtgcgtgcgtgtgtgtgtgtgtgtgtgtgtgtgttcccggagtttcagtttcaggtgcctcggtgggcgtggcctcggCAGGGATCCCCAGGTAAGGCTGTCACACGCCTCGAGCCTTCAGCCGAAAAATCACTCAGGTGTAGAAGGCAGCGCCGGTCCACCAACGGGATGGACGTCAGAAggcaaggggggggagggggcggggcccggtgACAGCAGCCGGGGCGGGCGTGGTGggaaagtgggcggggccactcAGACGATCACGCAGTGGCAGCCGCTCTTGTCCTGGTCCCTGCGCGTGGGCTCCGGTGACGGCGGGCACTCCTGCTCCTGGAACTTTCTGGAACGACAGAGAGCGCTCAGACGGAACTCTACGACTTGCTGAGGAAACACTCCGCggtcagcacttcctgtttcaggcattttcatctttttttgccccccccctcccctcggtAGCAGGTAAATGGTGGAGTGGCACATTAAACACACGCGAGAGAGGGCGtctgctttggaggagagcacatgcttggcttcagcacttaaaaaaacggcagtgcagtataacggttaaggagttggtcttgtaacctaaaggtcacaggcagtgtccccggtaggacactgccgttgtacccttgaccaAAGGTACTTAAACtggcattgctccagtatatatccagctgtataaacggatgcaatgtaagtcgctctggataagagcgtctgctaaatgcctgtaatgtaatgtaatgtaatgtaaaaaacaagcaaaaaaaaaaaaaaccagcagagcatctctcctcctcttcatcactcaCCTTATTACTCTGACCAGCTCCTGGAAGGCCTGGTCCACGTTCATGCGGATCTTGGCAGAAGCCTCCATGTAGGTGACTTTGAGCTGTCTGGCGAGCTGCTGGCCCTCCTCCTGGGTCACCTGCAGAGAAGAGATCGCAGCCCTGAGAACTGGCAGCCCAAACCTGgcacgctgctgctgctgcttttcccTCCGCGCTAGGCGCAGTACCGGCAACAGCCTGCCCTCTGCCTGCCAGAAAATGTACTGCAGTTTATGAGATCTCATATCTGTAAGAATGGGACTGGGGGTCCCcaaccccggtcctggagagctgcagggtctgcaggttttcaccGATCAAC
Above is a genomic segment from Anguilla rostrata isolate EN2019 chromosome 16, ASM1855537v3, whole genome shotgun sequence containing:
- the LOC135241950 gene encoding ras-related protein R-Ras2-like isoform X2 gives rise to the protein MREQYMRTGEGFLLVFSVTDRGSFEEIYKFQRQILRVKDRDEFPMILVGNKADLELQRQVTQEEGQQLARQLKVTYMEASAKIRMNVDQAFQELVRVIRKFQEQECPPSPEPTRRDQDKSGCHCVIV